GGGAGCTGGTGGCGCGCGGCCTTCCGGAGGCGGACGCGCGACGTGAGGCCGAGCGGCGCTTCGGCGACGTGCGCGCGACGAGAGCCCTGCTGGTGGCTACGGACCGTGGACGCGTGGCGTCCGAGCGGCGCGCGGACTGGTGGGGCGCGTTCCGTCAGGATCTGCGCTACGCGGTGCGAGGGCTCAGGATGAAGCCCGGGTTCACCGCGGCGGTCGTGCTCACGCTGGGCCTCGGGATCGGCGCGAACGCCACGATGTTCGGGATCGTGGACCGGCTGCTGCTCAAGCCGCCGGCGTACCTGGCGGACGCCGGCCGGGTCCACCGCGTCTGGTTCGTGCGGCGCACGTCCGAGGGCAGGGACTTCGCCGGCACGAACACCTCGTACCGGCGCTACCACGATCTCGCGTCCGACACGACGCACTTCGACGTCATCGCGTCGTTCGTGGACCCGTCGGTGGCGGTCGGGGTCGGGACGGACGCGCAGGAGCGGCACGTCCTCGGCGTCACCGCGAGCTACTGGCGCCTGTTCGCGATGCGTCCGGTCGTGGGGCGGTTCTTCACGTCGGAGGAGAACCGGGAGCCGACCGGCACGCCCGTCGCGGTGCTGGGCTACGACTACTGGCGCTCCGCCTACGCCGGCCGCGCCGACGCCGTCGGCAAGACGCTGCGCGTCGGGCAGCGCGACTACACGATCGTCGGCGTGGCGCCCGCGGGCTTCATGGGCACCTCGATGGGCAACGTGGTGGCCGTCCTGCCGATCACCGCCGCGCTGTTCGAGGCGATCGGCCAAGCCGAGATCCTGGGCCTGTACGGGTTCTCGTGGCCCGAGATCGTCGTGCGGCGGCGGGCCGGCGTCGGCGTGGCCGCCGCGGATGCCGCGCTCACGCTGGACTTCCAGCGCAGCTACGCGCAGCAACGCGTGGAGCAGCCGGGCCTCCCGCCGATCGGCGAGTTCCGGCCGCGCGCGGTGGCGGCCAGCGTGCTGAGGGACGCCGGTCCGGGCGAGTCGAGCGAGGCGAAGGTCGCCCTCTGGCTCGTCGGCGTCGCGGCGATCGTGCTGATCATCGCCTGCGCCAACGTGGGCAACCTCCTTCTCGCGCGCGCCTTCGGCCGGCGCCGCGAGATCGCCGTGCGGCTGGCCCTCGGCATCAGCCGCACGAGGCTGATGGTCCAGTTGCTGACCGAGAGCGTGCTGCTGGCCCTGCTCGGGGGCGCGGCGGGCCTGGCGATCGCCCAGTGGGGCGGCGGCCTGCTGCGCGGCACGCTGATCCCGGACGTGGATTGGACCAGCACGCTGGCCGATCCGCGCGTCCTGGGTTTCGGAGCTGCCGCGGCGCTGGCGGCGGGGCTGCTGGCTGGGCTGGCGCCGGCGTGGCAGGCCGTGCGGAGCGACGTCGCGCCCGCGCTCAAGGCCGGCGTCCGCGAGGGGACGTTCCACCGCTCGCGGACGCGGACCGCGCTCCTGATCGTGCAGGGCGCCCTGTCGGTCGTCCTGCTGGTGGGCGCGGGCCTGTTCGTGAGGAGCTTCGACAAGGTGCGCGGCGTCCGGCTCGGCTACGACGCCGACCGGCTGCTGTGGGTGAATCCCGTGATGCGCAGTGTGAAGCTGGATACGGCGCCGGCGTCGCAGCTCAGGGACCGGCTCGCCGCCGCGGCGCTGCGGGTGCCCGGCGTCGAGGCCAGCACCCGGGCCGGCAGCGTCCCGATGCAAGGGGGCTGGTGGTGGAACGTGGTGGTGCCGGGCCTCGACACGGCCTACACGAACCACGTCGGCGGCGGCCAGATGCTGCTGCAGCCCGCCTCGCCGGAGTACTTCCAGGCGATGGGCACGCGCCTGGTGCGCGGCCGCGGCTTCACCGAGGCGGATCAGGCCACCAGCCCGCTGG
The window above is part of the Gemmatimonadales bacterium genome. Proteins encoded here:
- a CDS encoding ABC transporter permease; translated protein: MSPSIRWPGLRRVFRLGRAADVEREVDEELRFHLDLAARELVARGLPEADARREAERRFGDVRATRALLVATDRGRVASERRADWWGAFRQDLRYAVRGLRMKPGFTAAVVLTLGLGIGANATMFGIVDRLLLKPPAYLADAGRVHRVWFVRRTSEGRDFAGTNTSYRRYHDLASDTTHFDVIASFVDPSVAVGVGTDAQERHVLGVTASYWRLFAMRPVVGRFFTSEENREPTGTPVAVLGYDYWRSAYAGRADAVGKTLRVGQRDYTIVGVAPAGFMGTSMGNVVAVLPITAALFEAIGQAEILGLYGFSWPEIVVRRRAGVGVAAADAALTLDFQRSYAQQRVEQPGLPPIGEFRPRAVAASVLRDAGPGESSEAKVALWLVGVAAIVLIIACANVGNLLLARAFGRRREIAVRLALGISRTRLMVQLLTESVLLALLGGAAGLAIAQWGGGLLRGTLIPDVDWTSTLADPRVLGFGAAAALAAGLLAGLAPAWQAVRSDVAPALKAGVREGTFHRSRTRTALLIVQGALSVVLLVGAGLFVRSFDKVRGVRLGYDADRLLWVNPVMRSVKLDTAPASQLRDRLAAAALRVPGVEASTRAGSVPMQGGWWWNVVVPGLDTAYTNHVGGGQMLLQPASPEYFQAMGTRLVRGRGFTEADQATSPLVSVLSRAMATALWKGADPIGRCVKISADTAPCRTVVGIAEDIVQSQFGGEPELTYYVPTTQWHPEGGGLFVRTRGPADRYAEPVRVALQREMPGDAYVTTRPMSDLLGTRMRQWDLGATMFTVFGVLALLVSA